Proteins encoded within one genomic window of Streptomyces sp. NBC_00523:
- a CDS encoding maleylpyruvate isomerase family mycothiol-dependent enzyme, which yields MPPSQKRARRYDPARTRAAVLAQFAHVRDGVRTLTPEQLAAPSGLGDWTVRELAVHLTMALAHVSRTLELPAPALARPEVSLLEWPFTTAARAPRIADDTAERAAAAPDLDALYGEVAARFEALVNGASEDRLLATRVGAMRLGDFLVTRTVELVVHTWDLNEATGLSVPYDRQALAACSRLLADALAERAPGGSVEVRVPPFAVVQCVQGPRHTRGTPPNVVETDPLTWIRLATGRTEWAREVEAARVAASGERADLSELLPLMA from the coding sequence ATGCCGCCCTCGCAGAAGCGCGCCCGTCGCTACGACCCGGCCAGGACCCGCGCCGCGGTCCTCGCCCAGTTCGCCCACGTCCGGGACGGCGTGCGCACGCTGACCCCGGAGCAGCTGGCCGCGCCGAGCGGACTCGGTGACTGGACGGTGCGCGAGCTCGCCGTGCACCTCACCATGGCCCTCGCGCACGTCAGCCGGACGCTGGAGCTGCCCGCGCCGGCCCTCGCCAGGCCCGAGGTGTCCCTCCTGGAGTGGCCGTTCACCACAGCGGCCCGGGCCCCCCGGATCGCGGACGACACCGCCGAACGGGCCGCCGCCGCCCCCGACCTGGACGCGCTCTACGGGGAGGTCGCCGCCCGCTTCGAGGCCCTGGTGAACGGCGCCTCCGAGGACCGGCTGCTGGCCACCCGGGTCGGGGCGATGCGCCTCGGCGACTTCCTGGTCACCCGCACCGTGGAGCTCGTCGTCCACACCTGGGACCTCAACGAGGCGACCGGGCTCTCCGTCCCGTACGACCGGCAGGCGCTCGCCGCGTGCAGCCGGCTCCTCGCCGACGCGCTGGCCGAGCGGGCGCCCGGCGGTTCGGTCGAGGTCCGGGTGCCGCCGTTCGCGGTGGTGCAGTGCGTCCAGGGGCCGCGTCACACCAGGGGCACCCCGCCCAACGTCGTCGAGACCGACCCGCTCACCTGGATCCGGCTCGCGACCGGGCGTACGGAGTGGGCGCGGGAGGTCGAAGCGGCCAGGGTCGCCGCGAGCGGCGAGCGCGCGGATCTCTCCGAGCTGCTGCCGCTGATGGCCTGA